In Papio anubis isolate 15944 chromosome 17, Panubis1.0, whole genome shotgun sequence, the following are encoded in one genomic region:
- the LOC101026873 gene encoding olfactory receptor 3A1 translates to MQPESGANGTAIAEFILLGLVEAPGLQPVVFVLFLFAYLVTVGGNLSILAAVLVEPKLHTPMYFFLGNLSVLDVGCISVTVPSVLSRLLSHKRAVPYGACLTQLFFFHLFVGVDCFLLTAMAYDRFLAICRPLTYSTRMSQTVQRMLVAASWACAFTNALTHTVAMSMLNFCGPNVINHFYCDLPQLFQLSCSSTQLNELLLFAVGFIMAGTPMALIVISYIHVASAVLRIRSAEGRKKAFSTCGSHLTVVVIFYGSGIFNYMRLGSTKLSDKDKAVGIFNTVINPMLNPIIYSLRNPDVQSALWRMLTGRRLLA, encoded by the coding sequence ATGCAGCCAGAATCTGGGGCCAATGGAACAGCCATTGCTGAGTTCATCCTGCTGGGCTTGGTGGAGGCGCCAGGGCTGCAGCCAGTTGTCTTTGTGCTCTTCCTCTTTGCCTACCTGGTCACGGTCGGAGGCAACCTCAGCATCCTGGCAGCCGTCTTGGTGGAGCCCAAACTCCACAcccccatgtacttcttcctGGGGAACCTATCAGTGCTGGATGTTGGGTGCATCAGCGTCACTGTTCCCTCAGTATTGAGTCGTCTCCTGTCCCACAAGCGTGCAGTTCCCTATGGGGCCTGCCTTACCCAACTCTTCTTCTTCCATCTGTTCGTTGGAGTGGACTGCTTCTTGCTGACCGCCATGGCCTATGACCGATTCCTGGCCATCTGCCGGCCCCTCACCTACAGCACCCGCATGAGTCAGACAGTCCAGAGGATGTTGGTGGCTGCATCCTGGGCTTGTGCCTTCACCAATGCACTGACTCACACTGTGGCCATGTCCATGCTCAACTTCTGTGGCCCCAATGTGATCAATCACTTCTACTGTGACCTCCCACAGCTCTTCCAACTCTCCTGCTCCAGTACCCAACTCAATGAGCTGCTGCTTTTTGCTGTGGGTTTTATAATGGCAGGCACCCCCATGGCTCTCATTGTCATCTCCTATATCCACGTGGCTTCTGCAGTCCTGCGAATTCGCTCTGCAGAGGGCAGGAAGAAAGCCTTCTCCACGTGTGGCTCCCACCTCACTGTGGTGGTCATATTCTATGGTTCAGGTATCTTTAACTATATGCGACTAGGTTCAACCAAGCTTTCAGACAAGGATAAAGCTGTTGGAATTTTCAACACTGTCATCAATCCCATGCTGAACCCCATCATCTACAGCCTCAGAAACCCTGATGTGCAGAGCGCCCTCTGGAGGATGCTCACGGGGAGGCGGTTACTGGCTTGA